One part of the Arthrobacter tumbae genome encodes these proteins:
- the rpoZ gene encoding DNA-directed RNA polymerase subunit omega: MSTQPEGIINPPIDSLLEASDSKYALVIYGAKRARQINAYYSQLHEGLFEYVGPLVETKLNEKPLSIALREINEGMLVAAPAEASE, encoded by the coding sequence GTGTCTACTCAGCCCGAAGGCATCATCAACCCGCCGATCGACTCCCTGCTGGAGGCGTCGGATTCGAAGTACGCCCTGGTGATCTACGGCGCAAAGCGTGCCCGCCAGATCAACGCCTACTACTCGCAGCTGCACGAGGGCCTGTTCGAGTACGTCGGACCGCTCGTCGAGACCAAGCTGAATGAGAAGCCCCTGTCGATCGCCCTGCGCGAGATCAATGAGGGAATGCTCGTAGCGGCCCCCGCAGAAGCTTCGGAGTAA
- the gmk gene encoding guanylate kinase, which yields MNQPRLTVLAGPTAVGKGTVSTYIRDNYPEVELSVSATTRPPRPGEVDGVHYHFVSSGEFDALVESGQMLEWAVVHGRNRYGTLRRTVKSAMDAGKSVLLEIDLQGARQVKESMPEANFVFLAPPTWEEMVRRLIGRGTETPEEQQQRLVTAKLELAAEPEFDHTVINDDVQRAADELVSLMGLTAHPQ from the coding sequence GTGAATCAGCCGCGGCTGACCGTGCTTGCGGGCCCAACGGCTGTGGGCAAAGGGACCGTCTCCACCTACATCCGTGACAACTATCCCGAGGTGGAGCTGTCTGTCTCGGCAACAACCCGACCGCCACGGCCAGGTGAAGTGGATGGGGTCCACTACCACTTCGTCTCTTCCGGGGAGTTCGACGCCCTGGTGGAAAGCGGTCAGATGCTGGAGTGGGCTGTGGTGCACGGGCGCAACCGTTATGGGACGCTGCGGCGGACGGTGAAGTCAGCGATGGACGCCGGAAAATCTGTCCTCCTCGAGATTGACCTGCAGGGTGCCCGGCAGGTCAAAGAGAGCATGCCGGAAGCCAATTTCGTCTTCCTGGCGCCTCCGACGTGGGAGGAAATGGTCCGGCGCCTCATAGGCAGGGGGACCGAAACACCCGAGGAACAACAGCAGCGCCTGGTAACCGCTAAACTGGAACTTGCTGCCGAACCGGAATTTGACCACACAGTGATTAATGACGACGTTCAGCGTGCAGCAGATGAGCTTGTTTCATTGATGGGCCTCACCGCGCACCCGCAGTAA
- the coaBC gene encoding bifunctional phosphopantothenoylcysteine decarboxylase/phosphopantothenate--cysteine ligase CoaBC, with translation MRIVLGVGGGIAAYKVASLLRLFTEAGHEVTVIPTEAAQRFVGTATWEALSGNRVSNSVFDAVDQVRHVRLGQEADLVVVAPATADLLARAAAGMADDLLTGTLLVTRAPVVFAPAMHTEMWQHPATSANVATLRLRGAVVLEPAVGRLTGADSGPGRLPEPEEIFAAALRAASGTSAGAARPLAGRTLIITAGGTREPLDPVRFLGNRSSGKQGAALAAAALEAGATVQFIAAHMEVQPPAGVQLTVVETAEELREATLKLAQHSDALIMAAAVADFRPESVSETKVKKRDDGENPVITLIRNPDILVETVQQRAELGSPAVIVGFAAETGDDDATPLAHGQQKLLRKGCDLLILNRVGRTLVFGQDSTEITILDAGGAEPETVNGSKTSVAAVIIARVAAILSGDERSHPTK, from the coding sequence GTGCGTATCGTCCTGGGAGTTGGAGGAGGGATCGCCGCCTACAAGGTGGCGTCCCTCCTGCGTTTGTTCACTGAAGCCGGCCATGAGGTGACGGTCATACCCACCGAGGCAGCGCAACGCTTCGTGGGCACGGCCACCTGGGAAGCGCTGTCAGGTAACCGGGTCAGCAACAGTGTGTTCGACGCAGTCGATCAGGTTCGTCACGTCCGGTTGGGCCAGGAAGCGGACCTTGTGGTGGTAGCACCTGCCACCGCCGACCTGCTCGCCCGCGCAGCGGCCGGAATGGCAGATGACCTCCTCACCGGCACCCTTCTGGTGACCCGCGCTCCGGTTGTGTTCGCGCCGGCCATGCACACCGAAATGTGGCAGCATCCGGCCACCTCCGCCAACGTTGCAACGCTGAGGCTCCGCGGCGCCGTCGTTCTGGAGCCGGCGGTGGGCCGCCTGACCGGCGCGGACAGCGGGCCCGGGCGGTTACCGGAGCCTGAGGAGATCTTCGCTGCCGCACTGAGGGCAGCTTCGGGCACATCGGCCGGGGCAGCACGCCCGCTGGCCGGCCGCACGCTCATCATCACCGCAGGCGGTACCCGCGAACCGCTCGATCCCGTGCGTTTCCTTGGCAACCGGTCCTCCGGGAAGCAGGGCGCGGCACTCGCTGCTGCGGCTCTGGAGGCAGGCGCTACCGTACAGTTCATCGCAGCCCATATGGAGGTGCAGCCTCCGGCCGGCGTGCAGCTGACCGTCGTGGAAACCGCCGAAGAGCTGCGGGAGGCCACGCTGAAGCTGGCCCAGCACTCGGATGCGCTCATCATGGCGGCGGCCGTCGCTGATTTTCGACCGGAGTCAGTGTCGGAAACGAAGGTCAAAAAGCGCGACGACGGTGAGAACCCGGTGATTACGCTCATCCGTAACCCGGACATCCTCGTGGAAACGGTGCAGCAGCGCGCGGAGCTGGGATCGCCCGCGGTGATTGTCGGATTCGCTGCTGAAACGGGCGACGACGACGCCACGCCGCTTGCGCACGGGCAGCAGAAACTCCTGCGCAAGGGCTGCGACCTGCTGATACTGAACAGGGTGGGGCGGACGCTCGTTTTCGGCCAGGATTCCACCGAGATAACCATTCTGGACGCAGGCGGCGCGGAGCCTGAGACCGTGAATGGGAGCAAGACCAGCGTTGCAGCGGTCATCATTGCACGGGTTGCCGCTATCTTGAGCGGCGACGAGAGATCTCACCCGACCAAGTAG
- the pyrF gene encoding orotidine-5'-phosphate decarboxylase, with the protein MTFGSRLGAAVGRFGSLCVGIDPHPSLLSAWGLPDTPAGLDRFSETVLEAVAGRVAVVKPQVALFERHGSLGMAVLERLLAHSAEAGVLTIADAKRGDIGSTMAGYADAWLRNGSALAADALTLSPYLGFESLRPALTAARETGRGVFVLALTSNPEGASVQHVGGADSVAHRIVQAAAAENDGAGPGSVGLVIGATAGAAVQQLGLDLSTLNGPILAPGVGAQGAGRRELLETFAGASGVILPNSSREILSAGPDVAGLREAVAAAQRSVDLSGAAGPGTD; encoded by the coding sequence GTGACCTTCGGATCGCGGCTGGGCGCCGCCGTCGGGCGTTTCGGGAGCCTGTGCGTCGGGATCGATCCCCATCCCTCGTTGCTGTCGGCGTGGGGACTTCCTGACACGCCGGCCGGGTTGGACCGGTTCTCGGAAACAGTGTTGGAGGCAGTCGCGGGAAGGGTGGCGGTTGTCAAACCACAGGTCGCCCTGTTCGAGCGGCACGGTTCCCTGGGGATGGCCGTTCTGGAGCGGCTGTTGGCGCACAGCGCCGAGGCCGGCGTACTGACGATCGCCGATGCAAAGCGCGGGGATATCGGCTCGACCATGGCAGGTTATGCCGATGCCTGGCTCCGGAACGGATCCGCGCTGGCAGCGGACGCGCTCACCCTGAGCCCGTACCTGGGTTTTGAGTCGCTTCGCCCGGCACTGACCGCCGCCCGTGAGACCGGACGCGGGGTCTTCGTCCTGGCCCTGACTTCCAATCCTGAGGGCGCGTCAGTTCAGCACGTGGGCGGCGCGGACTCGGTTGCGCACCGCATAGTCCAGGCAGCGGCTGCAGAGAACGACGGCGCCGGCCCGGGTTCGGTCGGTCTGGTGATCGGAGCCACCGCAGGGGCAGCGGTGCAGCAACTCGGGCTGGATCTCAGCACGCTGAACGGGCCCATCCTCGCCCCGGGCGTGGGAGCACAGGGTGCCGGGCGACGGGAGTTGCTGGAGACCTTCGCAGGAGCCTCGGGAGTGATTTTGCCCAACTCGAGCAGGGAGATTCTCAGTGCCGGGCCCGACGTTGCAGGACTCCGCGAGGCGGTTGCCGCGGCGCAACGTTCGGTGGACCTGTCAGGGGCCGCCGGGCCGGGAACGGATTGA
- a CDS encoding primosomal protein N': MSSDDGQQLSLLQGFSAPAVPRGTSPVAAGLPVARVIIDSPLPHLDRPFDYLVPAQDDDAAVPGARVKVRFAGREHAAFILERLAVSDSPARLLPLARVVSGQPVASTEILALAAAVAARYAGSVSDVLRSAVPPRVARVEKEFEVGAEPGAAVHAGEESGRASLYARYVNGASFLSRLTAGESPRAVLATLGGYGPAGWPAELAEAVHAAWSAGRGAVVVVPDQRDLLRVEEALSARIGADAYVRLTAEDGPTPRYRNFLKLLHGEVRVAVGTRSAAYAPVRNLGLVCLWDDNDESHSEPRAPYPHAREVLLLRSELQGCALLIASASRSVEAQRLVDSGWAQSLSADRPAIRQLAPRVLHSADTYHTDREPLTHQVRIPPVAWRAARDGLKRGPVLIQVARTGFSPALACQDCREPARCRHCAGPLAQSGRGSAVACRWCGRPDHSWRCPTCSGARFRSTVSGAARTAEELGRAFPGAVVISSSGDHILDTVDASPRVVVATPGAEPVAASGYAAVVLLDGNALLGRESLRALESTLQRWFNAAVLARPASAGGVVVVTADDDVAAGHLVRWDPAGAAARELALRMELGLPPAVRYAALTGSLEALAAFLEGLDLPPSCRVVGPTAVREAAGPAAPEKPGQQSAAGSHRILVFFRYRDAADVVGALRARRVSLSARRTSEPVHVRIDPVGAL, translated from the coding sequence ATGAGTTCCGACGACGGGCAGCAGCTTTCGCTGCTGCAGGGCTTCAGCGCACCGGCGGTTCCGCGCGGTACGTCACCGGTCGCAGCCGGGCTGCCGGTTGCCCGTGTCATCATCGATTCACCGCTGCCGCATCTCGACCGTCCCTTCGACTACCTGGTTCCGGCCCAGGACGACGACGCAGCCGTCCCCGGCGCGCGGGTCAAGGTCCGGTTCGCCGGGCGGGAACATGCGGCTTTTATCCTTGAGCGGCTTGCCGTCTCGGACAGTCCGGCACGTTTGCTGCCCCTGGCCAGGGTGGTGTCCGGCCAGCCGGTGGCGAGCACGGAGATCCTGGCACTTGCGGCCGCCGTCGCTGCCCGGTACGCCGGCTCCGTGAGCGATGTCCTTCGCTCGGCGGTGCCTCCGCGCGTGGCCCGAGTGGAGAAGGAGTTCGAAGTCGGTGCGGAGCCTGGTGCCGCCGTGCACGCCGGGGAGGAAAGTGGCCGGGCTTCCTTGTATGCCCGGTACGTCAACGGCGCTTCCTTCCTGTCCCGGTTGACGGCAGGTGAGAGTCCGCGGGCTGTGTTGGCAACACTCGGCGGGTACGGGCCGGCCGGCTGGCCGGCAGAACTGGCTGAAGCGGTGCATGCGGCGTGGTCGGCGGGGCGTGGCGCCGTCGTCGTCGTTCCTGACCAGCGGGACCTCCTCCGTGTCGAAGAGGCACTTAGTGCGCGCATCGGTGCGGATGCGTACGTCCGGCTTACGGCCGAAGACGGCCCCACCCCCCGGTACCGCAACTTCCTCAAACTCCTGCATGGAGAGGTCAGGGTGGCGGTGGGTACGCGGTCCGCCGCCTACGCACCGGTGCGGAACCTGGGGCTCGTGTGCCTCTGGGACGACAATGATGAGTCACACAGTGAGCCCCGCGCCCCCTACCCGCACGCCCGCGAGGTGCTCCTGCTGCGCAGTGAGCTGCAGGGTTGCGCCCTCCTGATTGCGTCGGCATCCCGCAGCGTCGAGGCCCAGCGGCTGGTCGACAGCGGCTGGGCACAGTCCCTGTCCGCGGATCGTCCGGCCATCCGGCAGTTGGCCCCGCGCGTCCTCCACTCGGCGGACACCTATCACACGGACCGCGAACCGCTGACGCACCAGGTGCGGATTCCTCCGGTCGCCTGGCGCGCAGCCCGCGACGGGTTGAAGCGCGGGCCGGTACTGATTCAGGTAGCGCGCACCGGGTTCTCACCTGCCCTGGCCTGCCAGGACTGCCGGGAACCCGCCCGCTGCCGGCACTGCGCCGGACCGTTGGCGCAGTCCGGTCGGGGCTCCGCTGTCGCGTGCCGCTGGTGCGGGCGGCCTGATCACTCCTGGCGCTGCCCGACATGCTCGGGCGCCCGGTTCCGTTCCACCGTCAGCGGGGCAGCGCGCACCGCTGAGGAACTGGGTCGGGCATTCCCCGGCGCCGTCGTCATTTCCTCGTCCGGCGATCACATTCTCGATACGGTGGATGCCTCGCCGCGCGTGGTGGTGGCAACTCCCGGCGCCGAACCGGTGGCTGCGTCGGGCTACGCCGCTGTGGTCCTGCTGGACGGAAATGCCCTTCTGGGCAGGGAATCCCTGCGCGCGCTGGAGAGTACCCTTCAGCGCTGGTTCAACGCGGCGGTGCTTGCCCGCCCCGCATCGGCAGGCGGTGTGGTGGTTGTCACCGCAGATGACGACGTCGCCGCCGGGCACCTGGTGCGTTGGGACCCTGCCGGTGCTGCGGCGCGCGAGCTCGCTTTGCGCATGGAACTGGGGCTGCCGCCGGCGGTGCGGTACGCGGCGCTGACCGGTTCCCTGGAGGCACTGGCTGCCTTTCTGGAGGGACTGGACCTGCCGCCGTCGTGCAGGGTGGTTGGTCCGACGGCAGTACGTGAGGCAGCGGGTCCGGCAGCTCCGGAGAAACCGGGTCAACAGTCGGCGGCCGGCTCGCACCGCATCCTGGTGTTCTTCCGGTATCGCGACGCGGCCGACGTTGTCGGTGCGTTGCGGGCGCGCCGGGTTTCGCTCTCGGCCAGGCGGACGTCCGAACCCGTCCACGTTCGAATCGATCCTGTCGGGGCACTTTAG
- the metK gene encoding methionine adenosyltransferase, producing the protein MNPPHTPSPSLRLFTSESVTEGHPDKICDQISDGILDALLAADPRSRVAVETLVTTGLVHVAGEVTTEAYVEIPEIVRKTILGIGYDSSANGFDGARCGVSVSIGQQSPEIASGVFRSLETREGTSTDPYDAQGAGDQGIMFGYASDETPVLMPTPIWLAHRLSEQLTDVRKNGTLSYLRPDGKTQVTVGYDGDRPVSVDSVVISSQHAEGVGLDTLRADLVEHVISPVLATSHLDVSNVRHILNPGGEFVIGGPVGDAGLTGRKIIVDTYGGMARHGGGAFSGKDPSKVDRSAAYAMRWVAKNVVAAGLARRAEIQIAYAIGMAQPVGIYVETFGTEQVDPAAIGSAIDEIFDLRPLAIINSLDLLRPIYQKTAAHGHFGREGEGFNWELTDRTDELKSYFNA; encoded by the coding sequence GTGAATCCTCCCCATACGCCTAGCCCTTCCTTGCGATTGTTCACCTCGGAATCGGTGACCGAGGGCCATCCCGACAAGATCTGCGACCAGATCAGCGACGGCATCCTCGATGCGTTGCTGGCGGCGGATCCGCGGTCCCGCGTAGCGGTGGAAACCCTCGTGACCACGGGCCTGGTGCACGTGGCCGGCGAGGTCACCACCGAGGCCTATGTCGAGATTCCGGAGATCGTCCGGAAAACCATCCTCGGGATCGGCTACGACTCTTCGGCAAACGGTTTCGACGGTGCACGCTGCGGTGTGTCCGTTTCGATCGGGCAGCAGTCGCCGGAGATTGCCTCAGGGGTGTTCAGGTCGCTCGAAACACGAGAGGGCACCAGCACCGACCCCTATGATGCCCAGGGCGCAGGGGACCAGGGGATCATGTTCGGGTACGCCAGCGACGAGACACCAGTGCTGATGCCGACGCCCATCTGGCTGGCCCACCGCTTGTCCGAACAGCTCACCGACGTCCGGAAGAACGGCACGCTGTCCTACCTTCGTCCCGATGGCAAGACGCAGGTCACAGTCGGTTACGACGGCGACAGGCCGGTCAGCGTCGACTCGGTGGTGATTTCCTCCCAGCACGCCGAGGGAGTCGGTCTTGACACGCTGCGGGCCGATCTCGTGGAACACGTGATCAGCCCTGTGCTGGCCACGTCCCATCTCGATGTCTCAAATGTCCGCCACATCCTCAACCCGGGCGGGGAGTTCGTCATCGGCGGGCCGGTCGGAGATGCAGGACTGACGGGCCGCAAGATCATCGTGGACACCTACGGTGGGATGGCCCGCCACGGCGGGGGCGCGTTCAGCGGCAAGGATCCGTCGAAGGTTGACCGCTCGGCCGCCTACGCCATGCGCTGGGTCGCCAAGAACGTGGTGGCTGCCGGGCTTGCCCGCCGCGCGGAGATCCAGATCGCCTATGCCATCGGCATGGCGCAGCCGGTCGGTATCTACGTGGAGACCTTCGGGACCGAGCAGGTCGATCCTGCCGCAATTGGATCGGCTATCGACGAGATCTTCGATCTGCGTCCGCTCGCCATCATCAACTCCCTTGACCTGCTCAGGCCCATCTACCAGAAGACTGCCGCACATGGGCATTTCGGTCGCGAGGGCGAGGGGTTCAATTGGGAACTCACTGACCGCACCGATGAGCTCAAGAGCTACTTCAACGCGTAG
- the mihF gene encoding integration host factor, actinobacterial type encodes MSLKPLTDSERTLAREKATAARAVRAELKSRLKSGEVTVDEVINGSAPEEAIGRLRVLDLLKALPGVGEKRAAGIMDAVGIAATRRVRGLGVHQRKALVEHLTHHPANNRH; translated from the coding sequence GTGAGCCTGAAGCCTCTCACCGATAGCGAACGAACATTGGCGCGGGAAAAAGCAACGGCGGCCCGGGCTGTACGGGCGGAGCTGAAGTCCCGGCTGAAGTCCGGAGAGGTAACGGTTGACGAGGTCATCAATGGTTCAGCTCCTGAGGAAGCCATTGGAAGGCTGCGGGTTCTGGACCTGCTCAAGGCATTGCCCGGTGTGGGGGAGAAGCGTGCCGCGGGCATCATGGACGCCGTCGGAATCGCAGCTACGCGCAGGGTTCGGGGGCTCGGAGTCCACCAGCGCAAGGCCCTCGTTGAACATTTGACGCACCACCCGGCGAACAACCGCCACTAG
- a CDS encoding glycosyltransferase family 4 protein, translating to MKILIDARFTRTDHHDGISRYGASLIEALSERPDADLTMLVHDPRQLALLPDVPHVMINSPLSPAELFVSRRINRLNPDAVFCPMQTMGSFGRRYPLVLTLHDLIYYQNRTPPGFLPLPVRLLWRLYHLAYWPQRLLLNRADVVATISETTRALMETHRLTRRPIRIVGNAPQSDAVPRPPVTAPDKSLLYMGSFMPYKNVETLLAGMAGLPDYTLHLLSRIPPERKGELEKRVPGGATVVFHNGVSDQDYDRLLRSATALVTLSRAEGYGLPVIEAMAVGTPVVAADTPIFREVGGTAALYVDPESSEEFTRAVRALDDPPRWKSASSAGRAQALTYSWDTSADSLLAALEEAVELHAKPAGGGRRRTRVQR from the coding sequence ATGAAGATCCTGATCGACGCCAGATTCACCCGCACCGACCACCACGACGGCATCAGCCGCTATGGAGCCAGCCTGATCGAAGCGCTTTCAGAGCGGCCGGATGCGGATCTAACTATGCTCGTTCATGACCCGCGACAGCTGGCCCTGCTGCCCGACGTGCCGCATGTGATGATCAACAGCCCGCTCTCCCCCGCCGAACTGTTTGTCTCCCGGCGCATCAACCGCCTCAATCCGGACGCCGTGTTCTGCCCGATGCAGACCATGGGCTCGTTTGGACGCCGCTACCCACTGGTGCTCACCCTGCACGACCTCATTTACTACCAGAACCGAACGCCGCCGGGCTTCCTGCCCCTGCCGGTGCGCTTGCTGTGGCGGCTGTACCACCTGGCCTACTGGCCGCAGCGGCTGCTTCTGAACCGGGCCGACGTCGTTGCCACCATCTCGGAGACCACCCGCGCGCTGATGGAGACGCACCGGTTGACGCGGCGCCCAATCCGCATTGTCGGCAACGCCCCCCAATCAGATGCCGTACCGCGGCCACCGGTGACTGCCCCGGACAAGTCGCTGCTCTACATGGGATCCTTCATGCCCTACAAGAACGTGGAGACTCTACTGGCCGGGATGGCAGGCCTGCCCGATTACACCCTCCATCTGCTGAGCAGAATTCCACCTGAGCGGAAGGGGGAGCTTGAAAAGCGTGTACCCGGCGGAGCAACGGTCGTCTTCCACAACGGCGTGAGTGACCAGGACTACGATCGGTTGCTGCGCTCAGCCACAGCCCTCGTGACACTTTCCCGAGCCGAGGGCTACGGGCTTCCCGTCATTGAAGCAATGGCGGTCGGCACGCCCGTGGTCGCCGCGGACACACCGATATTCCGTGAGGTTGGGGGAACTGCCGCGCTGTATGTGGACCCGGAATCTTCCGAAGAATTCACCCGGGCCGTCCGGGCCCTTGATGATCCGCCTCGCTGGAAAAGCGCGTCCTCCGCCGGTCGGGCACAGGCCCTTACCTATTCCTGGGACACCTCGGCTGACTCGCTCCTCGCCGCGCTTGAGGAAGCTGTTGAGCTCCACGCCAAACCAGCAGGCGGCGGGCGGCGCCGCACACGGGTTCAGCGCTGA